From Anopheles funestus chromosome 3RL, idAnoFuneDA-416_04, whole genome shotgun sequence, a single genomic window includes:
- the LOC125767288 gene encoding syntaxin-1A isoform X4, with protein sequence MTKDRLAALQAAQSDDEDMPEDVAVPVEGSFMEDFFKEVEEIRMMIDKIQANVEEVKKKHSAILSAPQSDEKTKQELEDLMADIKKTANRVRGKLKGIEQNIEQEEQQSKSNADLRIRKTQHSALSRKFVEVMTEYNRTQTDYRERCKGRIQRQLEITGRATTNEELEEMLEQGNSAVFTQGIIMETQQAKQTLADIEARHADIIKLENSIRELHDMFMDMAMLVESQGEMVDRIEYHVENSRDYVTTGQQDLVQAVKYMAKARKKKIWIGICVLIAIIILVVFLAIYLS encoded by the exons GCACAGAGCGATGATGAGGATATGCCCGAGGATGTGGCTGTTCCGGTGGAGGGCAGCTTCATGGAGGATTTCTTCAAAGAGGTGGAAGAGATACGGATGATGATCGACAAAATTCAGGCAAATGTCGAAGAagtgaagaagaaacacaGTGCCATCCTGTCGGCTCCACAGTCAGATGAGA AAACCAAACAGGAACTTGAAGACCTCATGGCcgacattaaaaaaactgcCAACAGAGTAAGAGGGAAGCTTAAG GGAATCGAACAAAACATTGAGCAGGAAGAGCAACAGAGCAAGTCGAATGCTGATCTAAGGATACGAAAAACGCAACATTCGGCCCTGTCGCGCAAGTTCGTCGAGGTCATGACGGAGTACAACCGGACCCAGACCGACTACCGAGAGCGCTGCAAAGGAAGAATACAACGACAACTGGAAATTA CGGgtagagcaacaacaaacgaagaaCTTGAGGAAATGTTAGAGCAAGGAAATTCGGCCGTCTTCACGCAGGGG ATCATCATGGAGACTCAGCAAGCCAAGCAAACTCTGGCCGATATCGAGGCTCGACATGCAGATAttataaaattggaaaattcaattagGGAACTGCATGACATGTTCATGGATATGGCTATGTTGGTCGAAAGTCAG GGCGAAATGGTGGACCGAATTGAGTATCATGTGGAAAACAGTCGGGACTACGTTACAACGGGCCAACAAGATTTGGTCCAAGCCGTCAAGTATATGGCCAAAGCCAGAAAG AAAAAAATCTGGATCGGTATTTGTGTTCTTATAGCGATCATTATATTAGTAGTATTCTTGGCGATCTACCTGTCGTAA
- the LOC125767288 gene encoding syntaxin-1A isoform X3, whose translation MTKDRLAALQAAQSDDEDMPEDVAVPVEGSFMEDFFKEVEEIRMMIDKIQANVEEVKKKHSAILSAPQSDEKTKQELEDLMADIKKTANRVRGKLKGIEQNIEQEEQQSKSNADLRIRKTQHSALSRKFVEVMTEYNRTQTDYRERCKGRIQRQLEITGRATTNEELEEMLEQGNSAVFTQGIIMETQQAKQTLADIEARHADIIKLENSIRELHDMFMDMAMLVESQGEMIDRIEYHVEHAMDYVQTATQDTKKALKYQSKARRKKIMILICLTVLGLIVASYVSSYFM comes from the exons GCACAGAGCGATGATGAGGATATGCCCGAGGATGTGGCTGTTCCGGTGGAGGGCAGCTTCATGGAGGATTTCTTCAAAGAGGTGGAAGAGATACGGATGATGATCGACAAAATTCAGGCAAATGTCGAAGAagtgaagaagaaacacaGTGCCATCCTGTCGGCTCCACAGTCAGATGAGA AAACCAAACAGGAACTTGAAGACCTCATGGCcgacattaaaaaaactgcCAACAGAGTAAGAGGGAAGCTTAAG GGAATCGAACAAAACATTGAGCAGGAAGAGCAACAGAGCAAGTCGAATGCTGATCTAAGGATACGAAAAACGCAACATTCGGCCCTGTCGCGCAAGTTCGTCGAGGTCATGACGGAGTACAACCGGACCCAGACCGACTACCGAGAGCGCTGCAAAGGAAGAATACAACGACAACTGGAAATTA CGGgtagagcaacaacaaacgaagaaCTTGAGGAAATGTTAGAGCAAGGAAATTCGGCCGTCTTCACGCAGGGG ATCATCATGGAGACTCAGCAAGCCAAGCAAACTCTGGCCGATATCGAGGCTCGACATGCAGATAttataaaattggaaaattcaattagGGAACTGCATGACATGTTCATGGATATGGCTATGTTGGTCGAAAGTCAG GGTGAAATGATTGATCGTATAGAATATCACGTCGAACATGCAATGGATTATGTTCAAACAGCGACACAAGACACAAAGAAAGCGCTTAAATATCAAAGCAAAGCCCGCCGG AAGAAGATTATGATCCTGATCTGTTTAACCGTGCTTGGGCTGATTGTGGCATCGTACGTTAGTAGCTACtttatgtaa
- the LOC125767288 gene encoding syntaxin-1A isoform X5, whose amino-acid sequence MTKDRLAALQAAQSDDEDMPEDVAVPVEGSFMEDFFKEVEEIRMMIDKIQANVEEVKKKHSAILSAPQSDEKTKQELEDLMADIKKTANRVRGKLKGIEQNIEQEEQQSKSNADLRIRKTQHSALSRKFVEVMTEYNRTQTDYRERCKGRIQRQLEITGRATTNEELEEMLEQGNSAVFTQGIIMETQQAKQTLADIEARHADIIKLENSIRELHDMFMDMAMLVESQGEMVDRIEYHVENSRDYVTTGQQDLVQAVKYMAKARKKKIMIAVCLLITIIILLIVFIV is encoded by the exons GCACAGAGCGATGATGAGGATATGCCCGAGGATGTGGCTGTTCCGGTGGAGGGCAGCTTCATGGAGGATTTCTTCAAAGAGGTGGAAGAGATACGGATGATGATCGACAAAATTCAGGCAAATGTCGAAGAagtgaagaagaaacacaGTGCCATCCTGTCGGCTCCACAGTCAGATGAGA AAACCAAACAGGAACTTGAAGACCTCATGGCcgacattaaaaaaactgcCAACAGAGTAAGAGGGAAGCTTAAG GGAATCGAACAAAACATTGAGCAGGAAGAGCAACAGAGCAAGTCGAATGCTGATCTAAGGATACGAAAAACGCAACATTCGGCCCTGTCGCGCAAGTTCGTCGAGGTCATGACGGAGTACAACCGGACCCAGACCGACTACCGAGAGCGCTGCAAAGGAAGAATACAACGACAACTGGAAATTA CGGgtagagcaacaacaaacgaagaaCTTGAGGAAATGTTAGAGCAAGGAAATTCGGCCGTCTTCACGCAGGGG ATCATCATGGAGACTCAGCAAGCCAAGCAAACTCTGGCCGATATCGAGGCTCGACATGCAGATAttataaaattggaaaattcaattagGGAACTGCATGACATGTTCATGGATATGGCTATGTTGGTCGAAAGTCAG GGCGAAATGGTGGACCGAATTGAGTATCATGTGGAAAACAGTCGGGACTACGTTACAACGGGCCAACAAGATTTGGTCCAAGCCGTCAAGTATATGGCCAAAGCCAGAAAG aaaaaaatcatgataGCGGTTTGCCTCTTAATAACGATCATCATTCTGTTAATCGTTTTCATAGTGTAG
- the LOC125767288 gene encoding syntaxin-1A isoform X1 encodes MTKDRLAALQAAQSDDEDMPEDVAVPVEGSFMEDFFKEVEEIRMMIDKIQANVEEVKKKHSAILSAPQSDEKTKQELEDLMADIKKTANRVRGKLKGIEQNIEQEEQQSKSNADLRIRKTQHSALSRKFVEVMTEYNRTQTDYRERCKGRIQRQLEITGRATTNEELEEMLEQGNSAVFTQGIIMETQQAKQTLADIEARHADIIKLENSIRELHDMFMDMAMLVESQGEMIDRIEYHVEHAMDYVQTATQDTKKALKYQSKARRKKIIILVCLSILLIVVASTITGYFGF; translated from the exons GCACAGAGCGATGATGAGGATATGCCCGAGGATGTGGCTGTTCCGGTGGAGGGCAGCTTCATGGAGGATTTCTTCAAAGAGGTGGAAGAGATACGGATGATGATCGACAAAATTCAGGCAAATGTCGAAGAagtgaagaagaaacacaGTGCCATCCTGTCGGCTCCACAGTCAGATGAGA AAACCAAACAGGAACTTGAAGACCTCATGGCcgacattaaaaaaactgcCAACAGAGTAAGAGGGAAGCTTAAG GGAATCGAACAAAACATTGAGCAGGAAGAGCAACAGAGCAAGTCGAATGCTGATCTAAGGATACGAAAAACGCAACATTCGGCCCTGTCGCGCAAGTTCGTCGAGGTCATGACGGAGTACAACCGGACCCAGACCGACTACCGAGAGCGCTGCAAAGGAAGAATACAACGACAACTGGAAATTA CGGgtagagcaacaacaaacgaagaaCTTGAGGAAATGTTAGAGCAAGGAAATTCGGCCGTCTTCACGCAGGGG ATCATCATGGAGACTCAGCAAGCCAAGCAAACTCTGGCCGATATCGAGGCTCGACATGCAGATAttataaaattggaaaattcaattagGGAACTGCATGACATGTTCATGGATATGGCTATGTTGGTCGAAAGTCAG GGTGAAATGATTGATCGTATAGAATATCACGTCGAACATGCAATGGATTATGTTCAAACAGCGACACAAGACACAAAGAAAGCGCTTAAATATCAAAGCAAAGCCCGCCGG AAGAAGATCATTATTCTGGTATGTCTCAGCATTCTACTGATCGTGGTTGCATCAACCATTACAGGCTACTTCGGTTTCTAA
- the LOC125767288 gene encoding syntaxin-1A isoform X2, with amino-acid sequence MTKDRLAALQAAQSDDEDMPEDVAVPVEGSFMEDFFKEVEEIRMMIDKIQANVEEVKKKHSAILSAPQSDEKTKQELEDLMADIKKTANRVRGKLKGIEQNIEQEEQQSKSNADLRIRKTQHSALSRKFVEVMTEYNRTQTDYRERCKGRIQRQLEITGRATTNEELEEMLEQGNSAVFTQGIIMETQQAKQTLADIEARHADIIKLENSIRELHDMFMDMAMLVESQGEMIDRIEYHVEHAMDYVQTATQDTKKALKYQSKARRKKIWIGICVLIAIIILVVFLAIYLS; translated from the exons GCACAGAGCGATGATGAGGATATGCCCGAGGATGTGGCTGTTCCGGTGGAGGGCAGCTTCATGGAGGATTTCTTCAAAGAGGTGGAAGAGATACGGATGATGATCGACAAAATTCAGGCAAATGTCGAAGAagtgaagaagaaacacaGTGCCATCCTGTCGGCTCCACAGTCAGATGAGA AAACCAAACAGGAACTTGAAGACCTCATGGCcgacattaaaaaaactgcCAACAGAGTAAGAGGGAAGCTTAAG GGAATCGAACAAAACATTGAGCAGGAAGAGCAACAGAGCAAGTCGAATGCTGATCTAAGGATACGAAAAACGCAACATTCGGCCCTGTCGCGCAAGTTCGTCGAGGTCATGACGGAGTACAACCGGACCCAGACCGACTACCGAGAGCGCTGCAAAGGAAGAATACAACGACAACTGGAAATTA CGGgtagagcaacaacaaacgaagaaCTTGAGGAAATGTTAGAGCAAGGAAATTCGGCCGTCTTCACGCAGGGG ATCATCATGGAGACTCAGCAAGCCAAGCAAACTCTGGCCGATATCGAGGCTCGACATGCAGATAttataaaattggaaaattcaattagGGAACTGCATGACATGTTCATGGATATGGCTATGTTGGTCGAAAGTCAG GGTGAAATGATTGATCGTATAGAATATCACGTCGAACATGCAATGGATTATGTTCAAACAGCGACACAAGACACAAAGAAAGCGCTTAAATATCAAAGCAAAGCCCGCCGG AAAAAAATCTGGATCGGTATTTGTGTTCTTATAGCGATCATTATATTAGTAGTATTCTTGGCGATCTACCTGTCGTAA
- the LOC125767298 gene encoding protein extra-macrochaetae codes for MKAITTMCTKNGGASLPAVTSGRVQRHRDGENDEIKLYLSKLRELVPFMPKNRKLTKLEVIQNVIDYICELQNALDSHPAVNGFDSLAVLQHQQQQQHQQQQQQQVGYVPDSIEPIPAPASRQPLATILSSTSNVSGSHLNALGDGLQQP; via the exons ATGAAAGCCATCACTACGATGTGTACAAAGAATGGGGGTGCTTCCCTGCCGGCAGTTACGAGTGGTCGTGTGCAGCGTCACCGTGATGGTGAAAACGACGAAATTAAGCTTTACCTCTCGAAGCTCCGAGAGCTCGTACCGTTTATgccaaaaaaccgcaaactGACCAAACTCGAGGTGATCCAGAACGTAATCGATTACATCTGTGAGCTTCAGAATGCACTTGATTCACATCCTGCCGTCAATGGGTTTGACTCGCTGGCAGTTctccagcatcagcagcagcagcagcaccagcagcaacagcagcagcaagtagGATATGTACCCGACTCAATTGAACCCATCCCGGCGCCAGCATCCAGACAACCACTGGCCACCATCTTGAGCAGTACGAGCAACGTTTCCGGATCGCATCTGAACGCTCTAGGCGATGGATTACAACAGCCTTG A